A genomic window from Lotus japonicus ecotype B-129 chromosome 1, LjGifu_v1.2 includes:
- the LOC130731632 gene encoding FBD-associated F-box protein At4g10400-like: MSEEDRISDLPDEILCHILSFLPTKVACTTTVLSKRWISLYYSLTTLHFEDEEEEGGDVPPKKDDEKDIGAHFRFCCFVDKFMLSQQHHPIKTFRLTCRSELWGEDHAPLNVDEWVEVTKRCHVEDFQICFQNLIISPENRCYQDNLLTFDRLYDQPRDQNVDTTIEVLKTSLSKRRRLVENLKLPPSIFTCKSLVVLKLSGLMVGEVGSVELPSLKTLHLVEVFFQERKDFMMLLSGCPVLEDLHASSVNHLQDTLIDGFKDFPNLVTADIRVLHVPFTILYNVQFLRIDRVMVLN; the protein is encoded by the coding sequence ATGTCAGAGGAAGATAGGATCAGCGATTTACCGGATGAAATATTGTGCCACATACTCTCTTTTCTCCCGACCAAAGTGGCATGCACCACCACTGTTCTTTCTAAGAGGTGGATCTCACTCTACTACTCACTCACCACTCTCcactttgaagatgaagaagaagaaggaggagatgTGCCTCCAAAAAAAGATGATGAAAAAGACATTGGTGCACACTTTCGATTTTGTTGCTTCGTAGACAAATTCATGCTCTCCCAGCAGCACCACCCCATCAAAACCTTTCGCCTCACGTGCCGCTCTGAACTCTGGGGTGAAGACCATGCACCCCTCAATGTTGATGAATGGGTTGAAGTCACGAAAAGGTGTCACGTCGAGGATTTCCAGATATGCTTCCAAAATCTCATCATCTCCCCGGAAAATCGTTGCTACCAGGATAACTTGTTGACCTTTGATCGTCTTTATGATCAGCCTCGTGACCAGAACGTTGACACTACAATTGAAGTCTTGAAAACGAGTTTGTCAAAACGGCGACGACTCGTGGAGAATCTCAAGCTTCCGCCTAGTATTTTCACGTGCAAGAGCCTTGTGGTTTTGAAATTGAGCGGGTTAATGGTGGGTGAGGTTGGCTCTGTTGAACTTCCCTCGCTCAAAACCCTTCATTTGGTGGAGGTTTTTTTCCAAGAAAGAAAGGATTTCATGATGCTACTTTCTGGGTGTCCTGTTCTTGAGGATTTACATGCTTCCTCAGTTAACCATTTACAAGATACCTTAATTGATGGGTTTAAAGACTTTCCCAATTTAGTGACAGCAGATATTCGTGTACTTCATGTTCCTTTCACCATCTTATACAATGTCCAGTTTCTGCGCATAGATCGGGTAATGGTTCTTAATTAA
- the LOC130733790 gene encoding protein OPI10 homolog has translation MFGVVFPNRSFPIDISTFAQIDTFHWILDMNHFVGEAYDQVTEVCIFLLNGFTLPPEKALAVYVQSPGSPFVFCGAVTLARPSAVLTLPWPEPGAGSGQPPQLTADAQPLSAKIGVSVEDLATLPSLDVAGEKRIERLAMKVGENLFNFMQSFCGVDGSKLIVPMDILDRWFIKFQERAKRDPEYLKGFAL, from the exons atgttTGGAGTAGTTTTCCCAAATCGAAGCTTCCCAATCGACATCTCAACCTTCGCTCAAATCGACACCTTCCACTGGATCCTCGACATGAACCATTTCGTAG GTGAGGCGTACGACCAGGTCACCGAAGTCTGCATCTTCCTCCTCAACGGCTTCACGCTGCCACCGGAGAAAGCCCTCGCCGTCTACGTCCAGTCACCAGGCTCCCCCTTCGTCTTCTGCGGCGCCGTCACGCTCGCCCGCCCCTCCGCGGTGCTCACCCTCCCGTGGCCGGAGCCCGGCGCGGGGTCCGGCCAACCTCCGCAGCTGACCGCCGACGCGCAGCCGCTGTCAGCGAAGATCGGGGTGTCGGTGGAGGATCTTGCAACGCTGCCGTCGCTTGACGTCGCCGGGGAGAAGCGGATCGAGCGGTTGGCGATGAAGGTGGGTGAGAATTTGTTCAACTTCATGCAATCGTTCTGCGGCGTTGATGGGTCGAAGTTGATTGTTCCGATGGATATCTTGGATCGGTGGTTCATCAAGTTTCAAGAGAGGGCCAAGCGTGACCCTGAGTACTTGAAGGGTTTCGCTTTGTAA